TGTGCTTTTTCATTTGCAGCTTTGGatacattttctttgttatgtttAGATAGAGTTTTAACTGTAATACACAtgaggattttcttttttgatcttATTTTGGTGTTGTTGTGTGACTATTGTATTTGTACGAGTGGGGCTTTCcttatttttgagatggtttcttctatgatcttgttGAAAATTTGGCCTTTATTATTGattgtgtgtagtaatatggagcggcggcggggctgcgtccccaacaccccagccaactgcttggctagcttatacccccgaaataattacacagacactgtattcttttaatcactgcttggcccttagctctagcccttactggctaattctgatatcccaatcaacccatctctaataatctgtggcaccggtcttaccgggaggattctaggtcggagcttcatcgtgtgtgtctgcccgggagtggggcatggcgtctctctgaggcgcctgctccagagaggagagctgtggagtctgacctcacttcctcttcctccaggcattctgttctgtttactccacctacctatgtcctaaccaataaaaaagggccaaggcagttcctttattagccaatgaccttcctccatcaattgtggattcttctctctttttatgccTGTAAttcaaaacttttaatttttttcaacatatcccacttttctgtgtgttcttttcctttgtttaatttttcatgtCTCTTGCTTATTTGTTCTAGATCCTCTATTTTATATTGAATTCTACTATTGTATCTTCTACATTACTCATTCCATTTATAAGATTTTCTTTAGAGGTTTCTAGTTGAACCAGTGGGATTTTCCATTCTATCTTCATTTCAAATTGAGTCCTCTTCTAGGCTTTTATTTCCTGAATGAATTCCATTCTCAAATCTAGGCTTGCCTTCAGTATTTCTACCAGCCATGTTTCCTTGGGCATCACTCAGACATTAATTCCTCAGATTTTTCTCCTTGATTTCATTAAgatatttctttgtgtttcatttaaactccttgaattctttgatgaaATTTATGGTTAGCACAGGTAATTACCGTACTCATCGTGGAAGCTGTGAACACAGGATGGGgtcaaaatatgaaaaataattggTCCACAGATACAGAGTTTCACAACCCATAGCAGAAGTTGTAGACCCAGGTGTGTAACAGTATCTAATCCAAGGTAAAGCTCACATGGTTGAAGGGCATCCCATAAACTGTGGTGTTAAAGGCTGTGGAACAGAGAGGTAACTCAAGCTGTCTGGACAAATGCAGTTGGACTTTGGCCcactagctcccaaatcatgactcaAAGACTTTTTATTAGTCATGAAtccttggccttagcttagacttgttcacAAACAGCTCTCATAACTTAAACTGACCCATTTATATTCTAATCTATGTTCTCCACATTGCTCATTACCTGTCCTCCACACTGTACATCTGACTTCCCAGTATCCTGCTGGTGAATTTGCCAACTCTCagattcttcccagaattcccttctcttcccagaagtcccacctatcttctCCTTGCCTAACTAATGGTTAATCTCTTTTCCAGCCTGAAACATTGCtatttgtaattaattttttatcttttgtatattgaataaatatttgtttaggTTAGTTATACatggaaaaatgttttaaaatttatcagtcattttttttcttcttttttttgaattctctgttcagatccagCCCACTTTTGAATGAGTCATTTCTTTGATGGCTCTCTATTCTTCAAGTTCTTTATGTGCTCTGGATATAAATCCTCTGTCAGATatatagctggcaaagattctTCTTGTGTGGGTTGTGGGATTACTCTGCACTCTATTGCAgctatatagatatattttagtttcATGCAATTCAACTTGTAAATTTTGGCAATTTTAGTGTTTCTGGTTTCATATTgtggtcttttgtttattttgaattagTTTTGATAAATGTAATACATGTATGACGAATTTAATTCTCTCACATGTTGGAAACCAATTTTCActgtatcatttgttgaagaatctgtcttttcttcagtATGCACATTTGGACTCTGCCTTTAATATCAGATTGCTGTCATTATAATTCCTCATGTTTggagcttattttttttctattagtcTCCTTTGAACTCTTTCAATTACTTGATGAAGTTTATGTGAATTTCAAAAAAATCTTTGTTCTGGGGTTCATCTGGGTAGTTCTTGTAAAAAATTTTCTATTGGTTTGCTAAATTTGGggagaaatattatttaaatttcatgttgtttatatttttgtaatgAAACCTGAGCATGTAAGCTTTTTGTTAGTTTTATGTCTGATATAGGTACATTTTGCTGGGATGGACACCATAGGAAGAACAGACTCGGTCAGGCTTGAAGGTTGTACATGGCGTGGGTGTAGTAAAGTCATGTAGACTCAATGGATTTAGGTAGAAGAAAGGATGTATGTCTTGATCCAAGCATGAATATTAGGGGTTTTGTAGATGTGGCTAACCAGACAAAAACAGATGTGAAAAATCATGCTAGATCCTGGGCTTCAGATGGGTAGACAGATGAAGCCAGACTGAATCTGGAAGATGAATGTAAGGCATAAGGAATGAAAATATTTGTGTATGGAGATCTGGGATCATGGGATGTGTATTCTGGCCAAATCCTGGAGGTTGAGGGTAGTATGCATATGACTGAACATAATAGGTTTGGACACTAGACGTTTTACCTGAGTGACATCTGAGAATTAGGGTAGGGTGTGGAGTGTAAAAGCAGGTAGATCAATCTTTGGGCAATTTCGTGTTGATGCTAGAATCATGTTTTAGGAGTAGTTCAGTTTGGGTTAGGCAAGATTTTGAAGCTCAGAAAGATGACTTGTGTAGCAAATAGGATTCTCACAGTCAAGCTTTAGGAGTCTGGAAATGTGATCAGAGCCTTTTCTCAGGCTCTGGTGGAGACCTGGTCTTCTGGTAAGCCTAGGTTTGGAGCTGCTGCAATGGTTCAGAGATTAAGaccactgcctgttcttccagagatcccctcagcaaccacatggtgtcttacaaccatttataataaaaaatctggcgccctcttgtggCATGCAGTTACACATGCAGGTAAGAgactgcataataaataaataaataaacaaacaaataaataaataaatgttttaaatgatacATGACACGGGATTTTTCTCTCTTCACACAATATAGGTATATTCTAGTATACATATTACTGACTAAATATTAATTGATTCACTTCTTCAAAAGCATGAAGCGATTGTTATTACATATgcggatattttgtttgctttccctTGTGAACTTAAGTGCCAGACCATTCTAGTTATCTGTGataattggaaaatttaaaatcttatcAAGAACAGTGAGGTTTTAGATGCCATCTTCTTTTATTATCTAATATTTAGAATGTACCTGAGGCTGCTGTACTTGTTTGAGTTCTATTAATTCCCTTTTGTATTAAATAGGTGCTAATAAAATCCCCAGGCACATTTTGTTTTGCATCACAAATGTAAATAGAAGTTCTCGCAATTTAAAGATTTGCCAACatgagaaaacatatttaaagaaaacttttacaTGGTCAGTTGACTTTTACCCAATGGATGGAAAAGAATAGCTACTTGATTGGAATTATTGGACTCCTAATAAGGTGAAAGTTTTTTgtaattctttatatttaaaataattgtatagGAATAAGAAAtagatattattatatttttctgaaacTACTTTTGCTTTGAAATTCAGAATAGCAGACAAAATGCTGCTGAAACAGAACAAGAATGAGCACTAAATTCTACTCTTTACTACTTCCTATCCTCTCAATAAATAATACTGCCACTTCTGATGTCCAGAATTAAAGAgactaatattttattataaaaaaagaaataacaatatCTTTTGTATCCCCAAACTTAACTTTAATTTGACTATACTACAAATGACTGATCTTCCCTAAtactgagccaaaataaactgaATAAAGTAATTGGCATCAAATTGTATCAGAAAACATAGGTAAAGAGTCTTACAACAAACTTCCCTGATTTCATAGGTTTGCAAATACCCTTTTCCCTGCTTATGTGAACTGTTCCTTGTTTTATACATGATCCTAACATAGAGCAATATAAGGATCAAATGTGAAGAGCTGAAATTAAGAAAGAGTGATTTGGTTGAATAATCACATGTTTATATAAATCTGCCTGTGATCCTGGAGTCAACACCAGGGCAATTGCAGAACCCCACTAATATATCTATTCATCATATTATACTAGAATTTAACTAATCATGGAATTCTTTCTTAGGTCACTTTAGACACTAACTGCTaatcattctattttattttgatgctctccatttttttgagaaaagcagATAAATTCATTCTCCTCCATAGATGAAATtgcatacattaaaaatatcaattGCCAGGTGGTGAttgtacacatctttaattctagtacttgtgaggcagagacaggatctcttacaTCAAGGTCATCctagtctataaagtgagttccaggacagccacggttacatagagaaaacctatctcaaaaaaaaaaaacaaaataaaatcatgtttttttctaaaattcacaATGTCTGATTTACACATAAAACATGTTATTTAGCAAGTATAATAAGTAAAGCTGTATTTTTTGAACAAAGATGAACATTTGTTCCAAATgagtgagaaagaggaaaaatatggaagaaaatgaagagtaatttggatgaaaatatttcaaagtggCAAAATTTTGGAAGAAAAGGCTCAGTATtgacaagagagagaaagtgctAATCATAAAAAACTATCAAAATCGACACCTGAGAATTATTTACTGTGCCTACTGTTCTTTGTAGTGGTTAAGGTGATCCTGACATAACTTAaagaagaatttgtgtgtgtgtgtgtgtatttttaattatgtattttttgaGAGTGtaatttaattacatcatttctcccttcatttttctccttccaaaccctctttactctttttttttcaactttatgGCCTCTTTTATCACTAATTTTTGTTGATCATAATTAGCTGGTAAATGTagagaacaaagcaaaaatgttaattaaaatatgGAAAAGTGAGAGGATTAGAAAAAATGATAGACAGGAAAACTGAAGAAATACAttgcaagaaaaataaacaatgaatccaaaaacacatgtAAAAGAGTATAAGAAGTAAAGTCAGATTGTCAGGGATCAAATGGAGAAAGAAGGAatgtaaggaaaaaaatcataaagatgaTCAAGAGTGAGATAGAATGCTAGGATATAAACTTTGTTTCAAAATCCTTAGCTTCAGAAACAAGTATACTGTTTCCTAACAGTGCCTATGGAATGAACTCTGGATAATGGGGaagattttgttgctttttgcaCATGTATGTTCAGTGCCAAGAGTTTGGGGTTTTTTCAGTTGAAACAAGCAAATTTAGAAACTGCACAGAATTAAGGATTCTGTCTTAGCCTACAATAACAATCCCTCATCATTTCAACTGACTGGACTAAAACACTTGTTCCTTTGCAGTACATTGTTTTTCCAGACTTCTCCtatttaaacttattttgtaTAGAAAAGTGTCCACTTGTTACACCTCTATTCGCAATTACTGGGATCAGCCCAATTGGAGAGTTACTGAAACAAACACAGACATGGAAGGGGAGAGGACTCGAGGTTGGTTAAAGATGTTAAACTACACAGGATTTCATATGATAGGCAGGAGGGATCAAGGTGgacccaaagaaaagcaaagaaggagggaaatggcCCCCCTCGGGCAATTTAACTCTTCACATTCTGAATCGAGGGAGAAGTGGGGTATCGGTGTTGTGAAGAAGTAggaaagatgaccttgaatttattttttctgagagaTTTTTACAGGCAGAGTGTGGTATAAAAGTGATGGTCAacatttgtataaataaataaaagacaaaaagctCTTCAATGAATTCAAAGGGAAtcaaatatttttcctctttcagtttgtttacacTTACTATGTAAGTAATTGTACACTTCTCAGCGTGTGTTGGTGTGTCCAAACATGTGCCTGTGCATCTTACAAACTGGTTCCATAGCATCTAGAAGCTATTTGTTCATGTTATTAATCACCTATaagtttatatatacatgtagtaATATAAAATGATGTCAAAATTTCTCATGAATTCTCTTTAGGAATTTATCAGTCtgacttttcccttttctctcttctcttgctaATATGGAAAGATTATTGATAATTTATGCAAATCttaaacaaaaatctattttctttgaaattactCCTCAAAATTAAGTAGCAACATGCCAACATGTCAACATAATCAGCATTTGATAAGAATTCACACTTTTAGTATACTATTTGTTTATCATAGTATATTTAATAATTGTACACATTTCTGGAGTATTTTCATCATATTAAAGatcacatgtatatattataaaccTCTTTTTCAGCTGTAACCCTAATCAATGCCTAATCAGTTTATTGCCTCTGTAGATGTTTCATTTTGGAGAGTTTACTTGAGTTCATTTTGTGGCAATCTTCCTTCAAACACAGACTATTTTAAGTGACTTATATTTTAATACTTATCAGCAATTCATTGCTTTTTATTCCCAAATTGCTTACATCTGTACCTGTAGTATAGTGTGTGGTGCGGCAGGCTTCATCctaccgcccagctagcttaacccctgaaataaccacacagaaattgtattaattaaatcactgtctggcccattatatctagcctcttcttggctaactctcacatcttgatttaaccaatgtttaataatctgtatgtcaccaagAGGTTGGTAGATTTTAAACAAGATCCTGAGAACATGGTTGGAAGTtagaatggaaaacaaaacaagcatgtAACTGGAACCAGCAATTACATAATTCAGAAATGAAATAAGAACCTCAAAGGAAGCACATCATAGAAACTGAAGTAGAGAAGCAATTTCAAATACACTTTTCTCTGTGATGACACAAAGGAGGGTCAAAATTCAAGCATATTCTAACAAAAGATTGAGTCACCACCAATAGAAtaaataagataacaaaaggaaTGGTCAAAATAGCATGAAATGTGGACTATATTCATAAGTTTGCACAAGTTATGTACATGAatggaatgaaatgaaaataaatctatcgAAGAACCAAGTCTTCGTGGGAATTAGAATAAACTGGCTAATGGGGCTGCTTTTACCTATGGTGCACTGGTTCTGGCAAACATTGCTTTCAAGTAGATTTAAGCTGTGAAACTGAAGGAAAGGCACGTGTAACACATATGTTTTATTCTATAGATTAGGAAGTGATGGAGACCAAGAACAGCTCAGTAGTAACAGAATTCATCCTCCTGGGACTGACTCAGTCTCAAGATACTCAACTCCTTGTCTTTGCACTCATTTCAGTTTTCTACCTCACaattcttcctggaaatttccttATCATTTTCACCATTAGATCGGACCCTGGACTCACAGCCCCACTTTACTTCTTTCTGGGTAACTTGGCCTTTTTGGATGCCTCCTACTCTTTCATTGTAGCTCCCAGAATGCTTGTGGATTTCTTCTGTGAGGAAAAGGTCATTTCTTACAAAAGCTGCATCACTCAGCTCTTTTTCTTGCACTTCCTTGGAGCAGGCGAAATGTTCCTTCTTGTTGTGATGGCTTTTGATCGTTACATCGCCATATGCCGCCCTCTGTACTACTCCACTCTCATGAACCCTAGAGTCTGCTATGCATTATTGTTGGCTCTGTGGCTTGGGGGTTTTGCTCATTCCATTGTACAAGTGGCTCTTATCCTGAACTTGCCCTTTTGTGGCCCAAACCAGCTGGATAActttttctgtgatgttccaCAGGTCATTAAGCTAGCCTGCACTGATACCTTTGCAGTGGAGCTCCTGATGGTCTCCAACAGTGGGCTGCTTACCCTCTTGTGCTTCTTGGGACTTCTGGCCTCCTATGCTGTCATCCTCTACCATGTCAAAGGACAATCTtctgaagggaagaggaaagctgtCTCTACATGCACTACCCACATTATAATTGTGTTTCTCATGTTTGGGCCTGCCATTTTTATCTACACCCGCCCCTTCCAGGCTCTCAAAGCTGACAAAGTTGTTTCTCTCTTCCACACAGTCATCTTTCCTTTGATGAATCCTGTGATCTATACTCTTCGCAACAAGGAAGTGAAAACTTCTATGAGGAAGTTGTTAAATCAGTATGTTGTTTGCTGACTGGATAAATGAAAGAGTTAAATgcttgtgaactgccatgtaggtcctgggattcaaactcgtgtcccctggaagagcagccagtgctcttaactgctgagccgtctctccagcccccatgaatGATGTTCTCAAGAGTTCCATCGAGCCCCATGGAGTCTGTGAGGTCTGCCACAATGATTCAGAAGTTGGTCATctatagcatgattaataaaagcccagagatagaaattggggtccaacctgaaggtcagaaaagcaaaatagccagccacctccacctcagtccgaaatggtgatcctgcctccaggaatctcagcatGAGACTGCACATCTGAGCTGTCTCCCCCTGTTTTagaatcctctctagggctgggattaaaggcatgcaccacccagtggtgtgtgtcaccattgcctggtctgtaaggcagATCATTGTGGCAGTTTCACCCTCTGaacttcaagcaagctttatttattaaaatacaaatgagatatcACTGTCTGTGGCAGCTCTTTGAGTCACTTTGCTGCAGAACTCCACAGGGACCTCTTATCCGCTCTGTCTTTTCCAGGTTGTCAGAGACAAGCTGAGACCCCTCGAGACCATCAGCAATGTCTTGATGTAGTGAAAGACCCTTGTTTTCAAGAGCAGTGGGAGAAATCCCCCAGACTCAGTAATTCAGGCCAAcagatgcaattagcaagaggtgtCTTTATTGATTACACAGGTGCCTGCGGGTGCAACAATAGCTTACGCCAACTGCACACCCCAGGCAAATTCAAACAGCCATATTTATAGGGAAAAATGATTACATAAGAGGGTAGAATAGTACAAGCATTTCATTGGCTCTCAAATTGGTGGGCTTAGCTCACCCTGGGAATGGCCCCATGTCTATTCTCGAATTTCCCTGAAAAACCATAAAGACAGATAAAACACCCTGCAGCCAGTTGACAGTTTATATAGAATGTCTTGGGGGTGGAGTATTCCCTCCCCTCGCCTAGTCAGTGAGTCTGCAACCCATAGATATCCAGTTTTAGCATCGGctgagccggggggggggggggggggggggggggggggggggg
Above is a window of Microtus pennsylvanicus isolate mMicPen1 chromosome 15, mMicPen1.hap1, whole genome shotgun sequence DNA encoding:
- the LOC142835787 gene encoding olfactory receptor 4N5; its protein translation is METKNSSVVTEFILLGLTQSQDTQLLVFALISVFYLTILPGNFLIIFTIRSDPGLTAPLYFFLGNLAFLDASYSFIVAPRMLVDFFCEEKVISYKSCITQLFFLHFLGAGEMFLLVVMAFDRYIAICRPLYYSTLMNPRVCYALLLALWLGGFAHSIVQVALILNLPFCGPNQLDNFFCDVPQVIKLACTDTFAVELLMVSNSGLLTLLCFLGLLASYAVILYHVKGQSSEGKRKAVSTCTTHIIIVFLMFGPAIFIYTRPFQALKADKVVSLFHTVIFPLMNPVIYTLRNKEVKTSMRKLLNQYVVC